A section of the Nakamurella deserti genome encodes:
- a CDS encoding AEC family transporter, translating to MGGVISGFAVIAVVVGVGYLLGRWTVLGASGREVLSLLTFNVATPALLFALTSASDLAVLLSQPLLVTVLATLVCAGVFVVVGALRRWGVGRTTIGALSASYVNAGNLGIPIASYVLGDASLMVPVILFQMVLYTPVALTVIDLAQGAGGVPAWRRVATPLRNPVVVAALAGIVVSVTGLTLWHPLGDAVDLIAGMAVPAMLLAYGISLRGASTPGRGEDSAMVWLAVALKTVLQPVLAWVLAALVFGLEGPTLLAVVVIAALPAAQNIFTHASRYRVGVDQAREVILLTTLLAPVALTVVAALLG from the coding sequence GTGGGCGGCGTGATCAGCGGCTTCGCGGTCATCGCCGTCGTCGTGGGCGTCGGATACCTGCTCGGCCGCTGGACGGTGCTCGGTGCCAGCGGCCGCGAGGTGCTGTCACTGCTGACCTTCAACGTGGCCACCCCGGCGCTGCTGTTCGCGTTGACGTCCGCGTCGGACCTCGCCGTCCTGCTGTCGCAGCCGCTGCTGGTGACGGTGCTCGCCACCCTGGTCTGTGCGGGCGTGTTCGTCGTGGTGGGGGCGCTGCGCCGGTGGGGGGTGGGCCGGACGACGATCGGTGCGCTGTCGGCCAGCTACGTCAACGCCGGCAATCTCGGGATCCCCATCGCCTCCTACGTCCTCGGTGACGCGTCGCTGATGGTCCCGGTCATCCTGTTCCAGATGGTGCTGTACACGCCGGTGGCGCTGACCGTCATCGACCTGGCGCAGGGGGCCGGGGGAGTGCCGGCGTGGCGGCGGGTCGCGACACCGCTGCGCAACCCGGTCGTGGTGGCGGCGTTGGCCGGGATCGTCGTGTCGGTGACCGGCCTGACGCTCTGGCACCCACTCGGCGACGCGGTGGACCTGATCGCCGGGATGGCGGTGCCGGCGATGCTGCTGGCGTACGGCATCTCGCTGCGCGGGGCGAGCACGCCGGGGCGCGGCGAGGACAGTGCGATGGTGTGGCTGGCGGTCGCCCTGAAGACGGTCCTGCAGCCGGTGCTCGCGTGGGTGCTGGCGGCCCTGGTGTTCGGGCTGGAGGGGCCGACCCTGCTCGCGGTGGTGGTCATCGCGGCGCTGCCGGCGGCGCAGAACATCTTCACGCACGCCTCGCGGTACCGCGTCGGGGTCGACCAGGCACGGGAGGTCATCCTGCTGACCACCCTGCTGGCGCCGGTGGCGCTGACCGTGGTCGCCGCGCTCCTCGGCTGA
- a CDS encoding SDR family oxidoreductase, producing MAFTPQFAIVTASDSGIGKATAIALAKAGMDVGITWHSDDEGAEDTARQVRALGRKAVVAHFDATDLPGCADVIDDLVHQLGGLDVFVNNAGGGINGPFLEYGYDTWRQDMALNLDAVFVCVQRAASRMVEAGNGGRLIVVSSVHEHAPRVGSAAYDAAKHATGGLMKTVALELGRYGITANTVAPGEIATPLTGNEEEDPSGDKRPGVPLGRPGAPEEVAAVIAFLASPAASYVTGASYVVDGGMLQMGPQGGSDITTDDWRTAS from the coding sequence ATGGCATTCACACCGCAGTTCGCAATCGTGACCGCATCGGATTCGGGGATCGGAAAGGCCACGGCCATCGCCCTGGCGAAGGCCGGGATGGACGTCGGGATCACCTGGCACTCCGACGACGAAGGCGCCGAGGACACCGCCCGCCAGGTCCGGGCGCTGGGCCGCAAGGCCGTCGTCGCGCACTTCGACGCCACCGACCTGCCCGGCTGCGCCGACGTGATCGACGACCTCGTCCACCAGCTCGGCGGGTTGGACGTGTTCGTCAACAACGCCGGCGGCGGCATCAACGGGCCGTTCCTGGAGTACGGCTACGACACCTGGCGCCAGGACATGGCGCTGAACCTCGACGCCGTCTTCGTCTGCGTGCAACGGGCCGCGTCGCGGATGGTCGAGGCCGGGAACGGCGGTCGGCTGATCGTGGTCAGCAGCGTTCACGAGCATGCGCCACGGGTCGGGTCGGCGGCCTACGACGCGGCCAAGCACGCCACCGGCGGACTGATGAAGACCGTGGCGCTGGAGCTCGGTCGGTACGGCATCACCGCCAACACGGTCGCGCCGGGCGAGATCGCCACCCCGCTCACCGGCAACGAGGAGGAGGACCCGAGCGGCGACAAGCGCCCGGGGGTGCCGCTCGGACGGCCGGGTGCGCCGGAGGAGGTGGCCGCGGTCATCGCCTTCCTCGCGTCGCCGGCGGCGAGCTACGTCACCGGCGCCTCCTACGTCGTCGACGGTGGGATGCTGCAGATGGGGCCGCAGGGCGGCTCCGACATCACCACCGACGACTGGCGCACCGCGTCCTGA
- a CDS encoding VOC family protein — protein MFRDAPAFSGFSVDDTDTARTFYTEVLGLDVAEEHGMLTLHLGGGGTVLVYPKGEAHRPATFTVLNFPVADVEAAVDALTARGVEILRYPGMEHDERGIMRGGGPLIAWFSDPAGNVLSVLES, from the coding sequence ATGTTCCGCGACGCCCCGGCCTTCAGCGGCTTCTCGGTGGACGACACCGACACCGCCCGCACCTTCTACACCGAGGTCCTCGGCCTCGACGTGGCCGAGGAGCACGGCATGCTGACGCTGCACCTCGGCGGCGGCGGGACGGTGTTGGTCTACCCCAAGGGGGAGGCGCACCGGCCGGCCACCTTCACCGTGCTGAACTTCCCGGTCGCCGACGTCGAGGCCGCGGTCGACGCGCTGACCGCCAGGGGCGTGGAGATCCTGCGCTACCCCGGCATGGAACACGACGAGCGCGGCATCATGCGCGGCGGCGGGCCGCTGATCGCGTGGTTCAGCGACCCCGCCGGCAACGTGCTGTCGGTGCTGGAGTCCTGA